The bacterium genome includes the window TCACCAACACCGGGACCTCGCCGGGCACGGTTTGCTTCCTCGATGGCCCGAACTCCCGCATCAGCAACCTCCTGTATAATGGCCTGGATGCAGTCACCCTCGAGGCCGGAGCGCTGGAGAACCAGCTAACCAATATCTGGGCCGGGGTTGATCCCCTCTATGCCAGTGCGGTCAGCGGCAATTTCACCCTGATGACCGGCTCGCCGGCGATCGGATCCGGTGATGACGGCAAAAGCCTGGGCGATCCCCGCTGGTGGCCGGAAAATAATTCCGAATACGTCTTTGTCTTCGCCGGCACAAACACCCTCTCCGATGCCGTGGCCGCGGCCGTCGCCGGCCAGACCATCATGTTGGTGTCGGACGGCGGGCGCTATGATAATACCCATAAAATGGTGATCGACAAGCCGCTCACCATCCGCGCCGCCGATGGACTGAAGCAGCGGCCCGTGCTGACCTCGGGCGCCGCCGATGCGATGATCCAGTTCTCGGCGGATTTTACCCTTGCAGGTGTCATCCTCGATGGCGCGCAGGGCGCCGACTCGACCGCCATCGGTATCACCAATGCCCCGAATACCAACGGCTATAACCTCAGGGTCCAGGACACCGATTTCCTCAACTTTTGCAACAAGAGCCAGACCACCGGCTTCGGCATCTTCGGCGTCCCCAGCTCGGTCGTCGACACCGTCCTCATCCAGAACTGCTTCTTCGCGCACATCCTCGACATGGGCATCAGCTTTAACGACCCCCTGACTGCTTCCGGCTCGGTCAACGTCTTCAAGGCCGATAACTGCACCTTCTGGGATATGAACTCCGAGGCCATCTACATCGATGCCTTCGACTCCAAAATGGAGACCAAGGACCCCGAGGTCACCTTCAACAAGCTCACCGTCTATGACTGCGGTAGCTACAACCTCATCGCCCACTACATCGACTACTCCGTGCTCACCAACTCTTTGGTGGTCCTCCCCGAGCTCAACACCGGCTATGCCCCCACCAAGATCTACGGCACCCACTCCAAAGTTGAGAATTTTCTCTATTTCAACACCCGCGACATCGATATGAGCTACGGCGCCACCGACTTTCAACTCGTCAATGTCGTGCCACAGGGAGATCCCGGACTCAAGGACCCGCAGAATGGTGACTTTTCCTATACCGTTCACTCCCCCGCTGTGCTCTTCCTGGAAGATGGCAATTTCCTGTGCCTCGGCGCCGATCGCTGGTGGCCGCACATCAACCTGCCCACCAACATCCACTGGGGCACCAAACGCAATTCGCTGAAAGGCTTGACCATCACCTGGAAAAATTATAATACAGCCGACTCCATCCGCTGGGGTTACACCGAGGCCTACGAGCAAGGCGCCTTTCCGGGTTTTCGTCATGACAATTACCAGCTGGGCGACCAGCCCGAGTATCTCTTCGACTACACCTTCCCGGGCCTGAAACCGCAGTCCACGATCTATTATTCATTCAAGTTCAATGAATTATGGGGACAGCGCAGGTCCTTCACGACCGCCTGTGACACCCTCTCGACCAAATTCAGCTTTATCGTCGGCGCGGATTGCCAGGCGGGCACTGAAAATTTCCAGAAAATCTCCTCAATGGCTGCCGCCGAAAAGGCCGATTTTTATATCAATGTCGGTGACATCATTGACAACTCCCTGTATCCCGGATTATGGGAGAAATACTATACGTGGGGCCGGGAGTATCTGGAAAAGACCTTGACCTATTACACCCATGGCAACCACCTCTACTATGACACTGAGTCAGGAAACGCGGTGATGAACCAACTGGTCCTGCCGGGAAATGAAAAGTGGTACTCTTTCCAGCAGGGGAATACTCTGTTTATCTGCCTGTTATCGGAAGCGTCGCTGTCAACGCAGTGGACCTATCTTAAAAATCTGCTCGCCAAGAACAAGGCCACCTGGACCGTGGTCTATTTTCACGCGCCCTTTTTCACCAGCGGCGGACATGCCGGCGAGATGGACTCCGCCATTCCATACTGGTGGAAGACCTTTGATGATTATGGCGTCGATGTCATCCTCAACGGCCATGACCACACCTATACCCGCTCCAAGCCGATCAACCTGAATGTCTCGGATTCGTCGGCAGTTGCCGAATACGGCAGCGCCCCCGGCCAGGGCCGGCTGCAGATGCTGGTTGGCAGCTTCGGTGCCGCGACCTATGGTGAACAGTCCGGCTGGTGGGTGGGCAAGACCAGATCGGTTGTCAACTATGTCAAGTTCCAGGTCGATGGTGACAAGATGCACTTTGAAAGCATCGATCTGAACGGAGTTATTATCGACAGCCTGACCCTCGATGCCAAGGGGACGCGCTATGATCGCCCGATCAATACCGGCCTGCTGCAGGATCCAGTCGGCGTGCCGGGCGAGTATCAGTTATCGCAAAATTATCCCAATCCCTTCAATCCCGCGACCAAAATCGCCTACAGCTTGCCGGTCGCGGGCAAGGTGGCCCTCAAGATCTACGATCTGCTCGGCCGCGAAGTGATGACCCTGGCCGACGGGATGAAACAGCCCGGCCGTTATGAGGTCCTGTTCGATGCCGCTGCTCTTCCGAGCGGCCTCTATTACTACCGTTTGCAATCAGGTTCCTTTGACCAGATTAGGAAAATGGTTTTCCTGAAATAAATTGGCGGGGTGGGGGGGCGCGTCGACCCTGTACAGGCGCGCCCCCTTGATTGAAACCAAACTCACCCGGCTCCTGGATCCATCACTCTTTAACCGTGAGGTCTGCCGTGAAAAAATTTACTCTGCTGCTGCCGCTTTTCCTGTTGTTCCTCTATGCCCCGCTCCTGTCCCAAACAGTTGTTCCGGTGCCCGCGGGCACCGATGGCCTCGCTGCAGCCTGTGCGGCTGCGTCGGCGGGCGATATCATCGAATTGACGACCAATGGCGGTCTCTACACTGAAACCGCCAAACTGGTCATCGACAAACCGCTGACCATCCGCGCAGCCAGCGGACTTGTCCAGAAGCCGCTGCTGGTCTCCGGCGCCGCCGATGCAATGATCCAGTTCTCAGCGGATTTTACCCTTGCAGGTGTCATCCTCGATGGCGCGCAGGGCGCGGTCCCAACCGCGGTGGGTATCACCAACTCCCCCAATACCTCCGGCTACAATCTGACGGTCCTAAACAGTGATTTTATCAATCTGGATAATGCTGACCACTCCAAAGGCTTCGGCATTTTCGGCGTCCCCAGCTCGGTCGTCGACACCGTCCTCATCCAGAACTGCACCTTCGCCCACATCCTCGACATGGGCATCAGCTTCAATGACCCCCTGACCGCCACCGGCTCGGTCAACGTCTTCAAGGCTGACAACTGCACCTTCTGGGATATGAACTCCGAGGCCATCTATATCGATGCCTTCGACTCCAAAATGGAGACCAAGGACCCCGAGGTCACCTTCAACAAGCTCACCGTCTATGACTGCGGTAGCTACAACCTCATCGCCCACTACATCGACTACTCCGTGCTCACCAACTCTTTGGTGGTCCTCCCCGAGCTCAACACCAGCTACGCCCCCACCAAGATCTACGGCACCCACTCCAAGGTCGAGAATTTCCTCTATTTCAACACCCGCGACATCGATATGAGCTACGGCGCCACCGACTTTCAGCTCATCAATGTCCTGCCCCAGGAAAATCCCGGATTCGCAGATGCGGCGAACGGCAACTTTTCCTACCCGGCGACCTCACCAGCCGTGCTGGTTGGCGAAGATGGCTCGACCATCTATCTCGGCGATGACCGCTGGTGGCCGAAATCCGCCCCGGAGACAGTCTACCTCGCAGCCGGCGAGAATGTCCTCTCCGCCGCCCTCGCGGCAGCCGTCGATGGCCAGACCCTGATCCTCACCAGCAACGGCGGCGTCTATCATGAATCCGCCAAACTGATCGTCGACAAAAAGATCACCATCAAGGCCGCGGACGAACTGGTGCAAAAACCGGTCCTCAGCTCCGATGCCACCGACGCCATGATCGAAGTCTCCGCCGGCTTGACCCTCAAGGGCCTCGTCCTCGATGGCGCCCTCGGCGGCGTGCCCACCACCACCGGCATTACCATCAAACCGCAGACCTCAGGCTATAATCTCGCTGTCCTGGAAAGCGATCTGCTCAACTTCGGTAATGCCTCCGGATCCACCGGCTATGGCATCTTCGGCGATCCCACCGCGGTTGTGGACAGCTGCCTGATCCAGAATTGCTACTTCGCCCATATCGTCAAGATGGGCATCAGCTTTAAATCCCCCCAGACCGCCACCGGCTCGGTCAACGTCTTCAAGGCCGACAACTGCACCTTCTGGGATATCAACGCCGAGGCCATTTACGTCGATGCCGCCGATTCCAAAATGGAGACCAAGGACCCCGAGGTCACCTTCAACAAGCTCACCGTCTATGACTGCGGTAGCTACAACCTCATCGCCCACTACATCGACTACTCCGTGCTCACCAACTCTTTGGTGGTCCTCCCCGAGCTCAACACCAGCTACGCCCCCACCAAGATCTACGGCACCCACTCCAAGGTCGAGAATTTCCTCTACCTCAACACCCGCGACATCGATATGAGCTACGGCGCCACCGATTTCCAGCTCATCAACGTCGTGCCCCAGGGAGATCCCGGATTCGCGGATCCGGCGAACGGCAACTTTCATTATGCTCTGGATTCGCCGGCCATCCTCTTCAGTGAAGACGGCGCACCGATCTATCTCGGCGATGACCGCTGGTGGCCGGTGACGACCGGCGTGAACTGCACAGAACAAAAGAGTCTGCCCGCAGAGTTCACGCTCGCCCAGAACATGCCCAATCCCTTCAATCCAGTGACGACCATCCATTTCACGCTCCCCGTCGCGCAGCGGATCACCCTCAAGGTCTACAATATGCTCGGCGAGGAGGTGGCCACACTGGCCGATGGCGTGCTGTCCGCCGGCCTCCACAAAGTGCAGTGGAATGCAGCCGACCGGCCCAGCGGTCTTTATCTCTACCGTCTGGTGACGGAGAGCGCGGCCGCTACCAGGCGGATGCTGCTGCTCAAATGAATGAATCCGTCCGGGCCAGGAGCAGCGCAATTCAGCTGTCGCTGCTCCCGGCCCGGCGGCCTCTCCTGTTTCAGGACTTTCGACCAACGCTATCAGCCAAAAGGAGTACGCTCCTGTGAAATCCAAACTGCTTTTCTTCCTCTCCATTTTGCCGGGATTGCTGCTGGCCCAGACGACAGGCAAAATCTCCGGCAAGATCATCGATGAGAAAAAAGAGCCGATCATCGGTGCCAATATCATCATCGACGGGACCGCAATGGGTGCAGCCGCCAGCGTCGAGGGCGAGTATTTCATCATCAACATCCCGCCCGGAACCTACAGCCTCAAGGCCAGCGCCGTGGGCTATGGCTCGAAACGCATCGACAAGGTCAAAGTCGAGGCGGGGCTGACCACCCGGCTCAACTTTTCGCTCCAGTCCACCATGATCGAGATGCCCGAGGTGGTGATTCAATACACCCGGCCGGCGGTTCAGAAAGACCTGACCTCCAAGATGCAGGGACTGGATCTCAGCGATATTGAAATGATGCCGGCGCAGATGTCGATCCGCGACCTTTTCACCAAACAGGCGGGCATCACCCGCGACATCAGCACCACCCCGATCAACTCCCAGCCGGTCTTCGGCCAGTTCGCGACCATCCCCAACGACGGTCTCCATTTCCGCGGCGGCCGCACCAACGAAACCCTCTATCTCTTCGACGGCATCACCGTCAACGACGGTCTCTGGGGCGGGTATAATCTCGACGTGCTCGGCCAGTACACCCTCCAGTCCCTGCAGACCCTGACCGGCACGTTCGGACCCCAATACGGTGAGGCCATGTCCGGCGTGATTCTCATGCAGCCCCAGGACAATCTCGCCAGCCGCTGGAAAGCCCAGGCGGCGCTCCTGACCGACAATTTCGGCAAGAAATCGGGCAGCCAGAAGGAGTACAATGTCGAGGCGGCGGTCAGCGGGCCCGTGCCCGGTGTCAAAAATTTCACCCTCACCTCCTCGGCCCGGGCCTATTCCACCGACGGCTACATCAACGGCTACCTCTACCCCAACTGGGTCGATTCGCGCGGCACCGACAAGAGCGGCACGCCCGAGGTGGTGCCCATGGCCTACCGCGACACCCGCATGGCCTTCGGCAAGGCGATCTGGCAGGTGAGCAAACCCCTCAAGATCCGCCTCGGCTATTATGCCGCCGAGACCAAGCA containing:
- a CDS encoding DUF4957 domain-containing protein translates to MKKFTLLLPLFLLFLYAPLLSQTVVPVPAGTDGLAAACAAASAGDIIELTTNGGLYTETAKLVIDKPLTIRAASGLVQKPLLVSGAADAMIQFSADFTLAGVILDGAQGAVPTAVGITNSPNTSGYNLTVLNSDFINLDNADHSKGFGIFGVPSSVVDTVLIQNCTFAHILDMGISFNDPLTATGSVNVFKADNCTFWDMNSEAIYIDAFDSKMETKDPEVTFNKLTVYDCGSYNLIAHYIDYSVLTNSLVVLPELNTSYAPTKIYGTHSKVENFLYFNTRDIDMSYGATDFQLINVLPQENPGFADAANGNFSYPATSPAVLVGEDGSTIYLGDDRWWPKSAPETVYLAAGENVLSAALAAAVDGQTLILTSNGGVYHESAKLIVDKKITIKAADELVQKPVLSSDATDAMIEVSAGLTLKGLVLDGALGGVPTTTGITIKPQTSGYNLAVLESDLLNFGNASGSTGYGIFGDPTAVVDSCLIQNCYFAHIVKMGISFKSPQTATGSVNVFKADNCTFWDINAEAIYVDAADSKMETKDPEVTFNKLTVYDCGSYNLIAHYIDYSVLTNSLVVLPELNTSYAPTKIYGTHSKVENFLYLNTRDIDMSYGATDFQLINVVPQGDPGFADPANGNFHYALDSPAILFSEDGAPIYLGDDRWWPVTTGVNCTEQKSLPAEFTLAQNMPNPFNPVTTIHFTLPVAQRITLKVYNMLGEEVATLADGVLSAGLHKVQWNAADRPSGLYLYRLVTESAAATRRMLLLK
- a CDS encoding DUF4957 domain-containing protein encodes the protein MTRLHLYLLGFLLLLCSSLFAQTLHQVPAGSDAISTAYESAAAGDIIELTTDGGEYIEGNDLVITKGKPITIRAAAGLKTKPHWYASGGWALIQTADDLTLEGILIDGTVAGGAREVGIRGAEPEWYTLKLDYNLKIRNCDFVNFDYAVYGEDSNQLDTLLVDGCTFSHITKQALQFSGGAIAPGQVRHFFCTNSTFWNIGGYALYFQSTAIDASPQAEFVVDHVTIHDAANGNIYPRDIDGAVIKNSIITNTGTSPGTVCFLDGPNSRISNLLYNGLDAVTLEAGALENQLTNIWAGVDPLYASAVSGNFTLMTGSPAIGSGDDGKSLGDPRWWPENNSEYVFVFAGTNTLSDAVAAAVAGQTIMLVSDGGRYDNTHKMVIDKPLTIRAADGLKQRPVLTSGAADAMIQFSADFTLAGVILDGAQGADSTAIGITNAPNTNGYNLRVQDTDFLNFCNKSQTTGFGIFGVPSSVVDTVLIQNCFFAHILDMGISFNDPLTASGSVNVFKADNCTFWDMNSEAIYIDAFDSKMETKDPEVTFNKLTVYDCGSYNLIAHYIDYSVLTNSLVVLPELNTGYAPTKIYGTHSKVENFLYFNTRDIDMSYGATDFQLVNVVPQGDPGLKDPQNGDFSYTVHSPAVLFLEDGNFLCLGADRWWPHINLPTNIHWGTKRNSLKGLTITWKNYNTADSIRWGYTEAYEQGAFPGFRHDNYQLGDQPEYLFDYTFPGLKPQSTIYYSFKFNELWGQRRSFTTACDTLSTKFSFIVGADCQAGTENFQKISSMAAAEKADFYINVGDIIDNSLYPGLWEKYYTWGREYLEKTLTYYTHGNHLYYDTESGNAVMNQLVLPGNEKWYSFQQGNTLFICLLSEASLSTQWTYLKNLLAKNKATWTVVYFHAPFFTSGGHAGEMDSAIPYWWKTFDDYGVDVILNGHDHTYTRSKPINLNVSDSSAVAEYGSAPGQGRLQMLVGSFGAATYGEQSGWWVGKTRSVVNYVKFQVDGDKMHFESIDLNGVIIDSLTLDAKGTRYDRPINTGLLQDPVGVPGEYQLSQNYPNPFNPATKIAYSLPVAGKVALKIYDLLGREVMTLADGMKQPGRYEVLFDAAALPSGLYYYRLQSGSFDQIRKMVFLK